The following DNA comes from Croceicoccus sp. YJ47.
AACGGCCATTGCGGGCGCGGCGAACAGGAATACGGGTTTGCGCATGAGCATCATTCTCCAAAATACGGACGGTTCGATATCATGAAATCGTTCCGTGACTCGATGATGATAGCATGATCACCGCTTGCGCAAGATGAACGGCGCGATTAGCTGCAAGCCCATGGCACAGGCACCGATTTTGAGCTGGGAGGGCCTCGGCCTGCAACAAGGGGGCGGCTGGCTGTTCGGCGGTCCCGGCACGGGCGATGGCGATGGCGGGCTCGACCTGCACGTGCTCCCGCGCGACCGGCTCGCGCTGATCGGGCGGAACGGCGCGGGCAAGACCACGCTGCTCAAGCTCATCGCCGGCGAGATCGAAGCAGACCGCGGCAAGCGCACGATACAGCCCGGCACGCGCGTCGTCATGCTGGAGCAGGAACCCGATTTCACCGGTTGCGCAACCCTCATGGATTATGCGCTGGGCGGAGACGAAGCGCCGCAGCGCCACGAGGTGGAGGCCATCGCCGGCCAGCTCGGCATCGATATGGAGCGCGACGCCAATAGCGCGAGCGGCGGTGAAAAGCGCCGCGCCGCCATTGCCCGCGCGCTGGCGATGGATCCGGATCTGCTGCTTCTGGACGAGCCGACCAACCATCTCGACCTCGCCGCGATCGACTGGCTGGAAGACTGGCTCAACCGCTACAAGGGCGCGTTCGTCACGATCAGCCACGACCGTACCTTCCTCACCCGCCTGACCCGCGCGACATGGTGGCTCGATCGCAAGAGCCTGCGCCGCAACGAGGTCGGTTTCGGCGGGTACGAGGCGTGGGAGGAAAAGGTTTACGCCGACGAGGCGCGCGCGGCGCAAAGGCTGGACGCGCGGCTCAAGATCGAGGCGCACTGGCTCGAACGCGGGGTCACCGCCCGGCGCAAGCGCAATCAGGGCCGCCTCGAAAAGCTGCACCAGATGCGCGCCACCCGCGCTGCCATGGTGCAGCCGCAGGGGCAGGCGAAGCTCGCCATCGTGGCCGACGGAACGAAGACGAAGGCGGTCATCACCGCCGAAAACGTCTCCAAATCCTACGGCGACCGCACGATCATCCGTGATTTCGATCTGAGGATTCAGCGCGGCGACCGCATCGGCATCGTCGGTTCCAACGGCGCGGGGAAGACCACGCTGCTCAAAATGCTGACGGGTGAAATTGCGCCCGATACCGGCACCGTCACGCTGGCGAAAACGCTGTCGGGCGTGATGATCGATCAGCAGCGCAGCCTGTTGTCCGATGAAAAGCGCCTGCGCGATGTGCTGGCCGAGGGGGGCGACTGGATCGACGTGCGGGGGGTGCGCAAGCATATTCAGGGCTATCTGAAGGAATTCCTGTTCGACCCCGGCCTTGCCGATGCGAAGGTCGGCACGCTGTCGGGCGGCGAACGTTCGCGCCTGGTGCTGGCCCGCGAATTCGCGCGCACGTCGAACCTGCTCGTGCTCGACGAACCGACCAACGATCTCGATCTCGAAACGCTCGATTTGTTGCAGGAGGTCATCGCCGATTACGACGGGACCGTGCTCATCGTCAGCCACGATCGCGATTTCCTCGACCGGACGGTGAACCTCACGCTCGGCCTCGACGGCAGCGGTACGGTGGATATCGTCGTCGGCGGCTATGCTGACTGGGAAGCCAAGCGCGAGGATCGCACCCGGCAGGCCAAGGCCGCGAAACCCGCCGCCCCGCCGCCGCCGCCCCCGCCGCAGCGCAAGACCAAGCTGTCCTACAAGGATCAGCGCGACTACGAATTGCTGCCGGAGCGGATCGAGGCGCTCGAGGCGGCGATGGCCAAGGACGAGGCCGCGCTCGCCGATCCCGATCTCTATAGCAGCGACCCGGACCGTTTCGCCGTCCTGACCGCCGCGCTCGACAAAAAGCGCGAGGAA
Coding sequences within:
- a CDS encoding ABC-F family ATP-binding cassette domain-containing protein, with translation MAQAPILSWEGLGLQQGGGWLFGGPGTGDGDGGLDLHVLPRDRLALIGRNGAGKTTLLKLIAGEIEADRGKRTIQPGTRVVMLEQEPDFTGCATLMDYALGGDEAPQRHEVEAIAGQLGIDMERDANSASGGEKRRAAIARALAMDPDLLLLDEPTNHLDLAAIDWLEDWLNRYKGAFVTISHDRTFLTRLTRATWWLDRKSLRRNEVGFGGYEAWEEKVYADEARAAQRLDARLKIEAHWLERGVTARRKRNQGRLEKLHQMRATRAAMVQPQGQAKLAIVADGTKTKAVITAENVSKSYGDRTIIRDFDLRIQRGDRIGIVGSNGAGKTTLLKMLTGEIAPDTGTVTLAKTLSGVMIDQQRSLLSDEKRLRDVLAEGGDWIDVRGVRKHIQGYLKEFLFDPGLADAKVGTLSGGERSRLVLAREFARTSNLLVLDEPTNDLDLETLDLLQEVIADYDGTVLIVSHDRDFLDRTVNLTLGLDGSGTVDIVVGGYADWEAKREDRTRQAKAAKPAAPPPPPPPQRKTKLSYKDQRDYELLPERIEALEAAMAKDEAALADPDLYSSDPDRFAVLTAALDKKREEKDAA